gacatTTCTCTCATAGCTGAGCTGACCTGTCCATCACTTTTCGTTGTACCGTTGACCTTGTGTTAACTTAACATTTGACAAATAACGCTTAAATTTCTCATCCATGTGTAACAACCgggtctgatcagcctgtggtaAACCTGCCTTGTGAGTCATGTGATAAAACAGGCAAATATTGAGCTAATATCTGCTGGTGATCCCTGATAACAACCGACAGTTGGCCACTTAACAGCAAGCTTGTTCAGAGGACCTTCAATACAAGGGGTTTTCACCATGTTCTAAAAGAATATGATAAAATCTCAAAGGAGTACTATTTACAAACGTCCCCTAAAGGCCCCATGTTGTTATATTTCAGTATATGCAAATGACAAAGTCAGTAGAAATTCAAATAGGCAACCAACCACAGAAAATCTAAACTTTACACCGGACAGCCACAACATTTAAACCACCTGCCTGATGGGGGGTTTTCTGTGGTGTCTGGCAACAGTTCATTTGGGCCCAGAGGGCTTCGTGGTGAGGCCTCTACGAATGTGAAACCTCCCACAGATGCTCATTGAGATCAGTGTGTGCGCTTGTTCAGCAATGTTAAAGTAGGTGTCAGAGGAACATCGAGGTGAATGACTGGGCCCAAGGTTTCCCAGCAGAACACAGCGCAGTAAGGACAGGATCAATGTGTCTCACTTCACATGTCAGTGGTTTTCATGTCGGATCCGtatattgtttttcatcataactttatttatagccGCATTTGTAACAGACTCTCCCGACGTAAAGTCTATTTTGAGACATGGCGAATACAGAAGCAGTTTGACCTTTTCACACCGGACAAGTTGAAACCGTCAgacaatgatttaaaaatagaaacatgagTAATTCAGGCCTCCTCAGCAGCCACAGTCACAGCCTGGTGTTACCATCAAGTCAATATCAGCCGGTTCCAGTCTCCAGACTGTGTGTTATCTGTCATAATGatagtaattattatttatttcacctAATTCTAAATAATAACtgaaatgtatgtatataatataaaaatatattataaataaatatatagaaatatgttTACTTTTGTATGgtatgtattttattctatgtaattgtgttttattttatctggaCCCTACAtctgaataataaatgtaatatcttATACATGACATGATGAGCTGGGCCAAATAACATAGGATTTATTACTGAATCACCATAAGGATATGCCGATTTCTACATACATGTAtagatataaatgtatttatatttgtacatttgtatgtattttacatgtaattgtgtaattgtgtttatttggatCCTGGCTGAAATGTATGATGAGCTGGGCCAAAAAACATaggatttgtttctgtttaaaaaaaattataggTTGACAATTGTTCAATAATTCATATGTTCAAAACCACCACTGGggtacatttgtattttttaagaaacttcaagaaaatattttattttgaaagcctTTCAACAGAAGCAGTTTCTTTGTCATCCTGTCAGAATTGACTGTGTACAGACAAGGggcacaactgaagttatgtcccaGAAATCTGCTAACATCTACCAGTAGTtagaccttcaaacgtacaagggacaTTCACCATCTTATCTTATATTCTGAAATATCctttctgtttcatttgacTATAAACCATAACTTAAGTGTTGGGGgtcttatttgtttttgatCTTGTATTACTTTCGGTTTTATTTGCCTGTGTCCTGTCATATTTGATCTTGTTTTgactttgtaaagcactttattttgaaaagtgctgtataactaaagtgtattatttgtattacttaaaggtccagtgtgctgaatacccctcacctcaccctccccttccgaACACGAAGcagaacctgtggcagccttcacttgtcataaaaactcaaaaaggtatttagtttgtccagtctgggccactgtaaacaaacatggcggcctccgtagagaggaccctctccagatgtaaatacaaagacgctcattctaaggtaaagaaaacaacaagaattTGTACAATTCAGTGAAAACTTCTCTGGGATTCTTTTATtgtcaatttctgccaatagatcttagtcttccacactggacctttaaacagttttattctgaaagcCTTTGAACAGAAGCAGTTTCTGTTTCGTGTTGTGTGACttgacagtgaaaacacagacaggctCCTGTTTCAGTCTGAAGGGCTAAAATTAGGGAGGACCCCAACTCCAGATGACGCAAGGGGCCCAAAGCGTCCGGTGAGCGTCGGTGGTGACAGGAACCCGGACCATGGAAACCTTCCCTACAACTTTGCTGTTGTTGATGACAGGCCGCGTATTTTTAGCCCTTGTTGAAATCTCGGTATAAAGGCGTCGGTGAAAATGCAGCTGTACAACAGTGCGCTGACACACTACCCGAGGTCGTCTCGCAAACTCACCATAACTTTATCCGCGGCGTCCGAGCGACCGAACGGAGCGAAGGACACCGAGAAACCGGCAGTCACCGAACCAGACGCCACTTCAGCGGCCAACGGGGATTCAGAGAGAGGAAGCGCTCCTTCCGCAAACATGCCCGCCTTCTCCTGCTTCGAGGCGTCATCCATGAGGCCGATCTACTTCACGTCCACCGCCGAGATTCTGATCCGCAGACCCGACGGATCGGAGAGGTCTGTGCCCGTCCATGTGACGAgggagaacaaaaacaaacccccCAGCTCCCACCGGGGAGGCAGCATCCTCTGCAGGGACAGCGATGTGATGGTGGACTTGATGGATCAGCTGAGAAACGAGACAGAGGGGATGTTCCCTGACATGTTCACCAGCAGCAACACCTGTGGAGCCAGAATGGAACAGTGTTCCAGTGAGGATGGTGCGGTTTCTGTGACTGATGCTCCCACCAGAACCAACGGATGGGCCTCCACGCACGAAGCGGAGCCAGTCCCATCCACAGCAGCTCAGCCTGGAGACAGAGTAGAGGAAGATCACCATGATGTGAGCGTTGGCAAAGCAGATCCGGGGTCAGAGGACAGACGGGCCTTCGAGCTCAGCGTCCTGCAGGAGTCTACTCCACAGAGATGCCAAGACGGAGGGGAGGTCAACGACAAAGTGACCCGGTACATGGCTGAGGTGGAGAAGCAGAACAAGTACCTCCAGGAGAGGAACAAATACAGGTACCAAATCATTCCAGATGGCAACTGTCTGTACAGAGCTGTGTGCAAGGCCACGTACGGGGACCAGACGAGGCACAAGGAGCTCAGGGAGCAGACGGTCCATCACATCGCCGACCACTTGGATGAGTTCAACCCCATCATCGAAGGCGACGTAGGCGAGTTCCTCATCAACGCAGCACAGGATGGGGCCTGGGCCGGCTACCCCGAGCTTCTCGCCATGAGCCAGATGCTGGACGTCAACGTCCACCTGACAACAGGGGGGAGCTTGGAGAGCCCCACCGTCTCCACCATGGTGCACTATCTCGGTGAGGAGGACACCTCCAAACCCGCCTTCTGGCTGAGTTGGCTCAGCAACGGTCACTACGACGTCCTCCTGGACAGACATCTCCCCAACCCGGAGtatgaggactggtgcagacactCTCAGatgcagaggaaaagagacgAGGAACTGGCAAAGTCAATGGCAGCCTCCTTATCCAAAATGTACATTGAGCAAAATGGGGTTGCGTGATAGAAATCTGCAGTAACTTTGATCCTGCTTAGTTTTACATATacttaaaatgatttttataaGATTTATATTATGAGAGAAAGGAAGTGCAGTGCACATACTCTGGATTTTGTCAATGCCAACGCTGAGAGATTGGTGGAAGTTGTGATTAATTGattaagttgtgttttttgaaaGTGTCAAGCTTGTCCTTGATGGTGTGGATCATGCTAACATGAGTTAATACTGTTTCTGTACATGTGCGGTTGAGTCtatagtatttatatttatagaatAGTTATTTTTCTATATTGCCTTTGCTTGTGATGCCATCGCCAGAACCTATCAAATACCGAGACACTTGGTTTGCATTCTTAGCTGCTCTCTTTTGCACAAAAGTAGTTCGGAGAGTTTCATTTTTTCAATCTAAagggtctgttttttttctatggTTACACTtcttaaaagacaaaataaagttttgaaagaAAACTGACTTGCAATGTTTTCACTTGCTTCCCTACATTTCCAGATattgtcaccatgacaacatcAGCTGTTATCTCGGGTGCGTCGTACGTAGCCGTAACGGAATCCGTCTATTAAGTTAGATCAAAGCAGAGATGAGGTCATGTGTGCggcactcgtcctcctccactccGCTCCTCCTGCTGTCACAAAGTGAAAAGTGATGGAATCCATTGCATGCAGTGACCCTGGGGCCTGCAGCCTCCCTTCAGATCACACTGCACAGCTCAGTGTATTAAGTGGCTGAGGTCCAGGAGTATGAGGAGATTAGAAAGGACCTGTGCTGTGTCTCAGTATAAAAGTCCCTGTAGTTAATACATTCATCCTGtttggtttctgtcttttatcaAATTAATGGGAGACAGCTTCACCAGGAGTTAATTTAATAGTAGTTTACTTGTATAAACAAAGctgcaaagtgctttacacatTTGAAACAGGATAAAAACAAGTGGAATCAATCAAATCCAAAAATTAATATACAAAGAAAACCTAAATAATTGAATAACCCCTCCAAACAATGAAGATAGATGCTAAAAGACATACTAGCAATAAGAACGTGTGCTCAGGCCTCCATGAGGATTTAAAATATGTCACTGATTACTCATATAGGCGGACTATATGTGTACAGTTTCACCTCTTGTTATATAATTacacttttgttctttttttgtcatttcactttatttgttCCACCAGTTTTGTGAATCtgtgagaaaaatatatatttaagaattttattttaagtcataattGACCTATGCTGTTTACCTAGATAATATATGGGTATGTGCTAAAGAgaaatattataaaacattGAGGTTCAAAGAACACAGTCTAATATCTGTGTATCAAACTGTGTGAACTGTATTTTATTGACATatttgctcctcctcctcctcctcctcctcctcctcctccccctcctcctcctcctcctcctcctcctcctccactctcttgGATTCCATATGAAAACGTTGCACTGTTCTTCCATTAGGTGGCGTTGTAGCCCCCCATATACTCTTGAGCAACGTTACTGTATCATAAGAGAACTTTATATTTactattttttctttctccaatcTGATTCAACCTCGGTTTATTATTGAACCCACATAAATAAATGAGCTGCACAGAGCTCAGACCTCTGAAGTTATAATATGAGATGTTCCAGATTCAATTTTAAGTGGATGCTGGgaaattgtaatttttatttcataaaatagattttttttaaattagactTATAAGTTCCCTGGTGTTGAGTaggtgttttatattaaatactGAATCTGCTAGCGGAACACTGTGCATAGAACCATAACAAGttttcaaataaactttattacagtTATGATttatcccttttttaaatatatatctgaTTACAATGATTATTTATCTCTTATcaaaacaataaactttattgcaGTGATTCTTCatctatattttaaaatgaactttattagttattattcatctcttttttagttttttttacagttatgaataatctatttttaaatacactttatcACACTTATTAtgaatttctctttttaaaaataaacttgattaCAGTTATGAGTaatctctttttaaataaacttcaTTAAAGATGTTAtgaatttcctcttttttaaaataaactttattaaagtTATGATTAATCTCTTtagaaataaactttattacggttgtttctcatctctcttttgaataaactttattagTTATTAAAGCTCTACAGTGGTGACGTCACTCTGCGGTCATGTGGACGGGAGAAATAAAGTTTGTAGTTTTCTTGTAACGTGGGGGGGAGGGATGGGGGAGTGctgggggagggagagagcctccccctgctcctctctggtGGAACAGTgttggggagggagggggcaggtACCGCAGTGTCAGACccggctcacacacactcactcccgGCTGTCAACACCTCACAGGGGGCGGCGGTGACGGAGGCTCCTCGCCGGTGTGAGCAGAGCAGCGTGGCGGGCAGCGAGGCGAGGTGAGGCGGTTACCTCCACACCCGGTGAGAGCCTCGGGAAGTTAACCGGATCCTCTGGGACCAGCCCCGGGAGAAGAGCAGCCCGCAGCACGGTGCGCCTCCTGGAGCCGTGACCCGAGAAGTGTTCACCGGACATGTCGGGACACCGGGTGCAGTTCGCAGATCTTCCTCCGAGTGACCGCAGAGGAAGTCCCGGATCTCACAGTAAGGAaaaaccctgctgctgctgctgctgcttctctgctgACCTTCAGTTTTAAAGTTAGATTAGAAAAAGGCTCAGTTCAGGTTTAGTCTTGTGAAGCTCAAGAACATCACTAGTGATCAGAGTAGACCTACAACAGGAAGCAAAAGAGTTAAAGCTACTTTCTCCTCAGAATCTCTGGAAAATGAAGTTTTTCTGTCTCGTGCTTCTTGTAGCTTCATGCAACCACATGTCTGCAGTGATGGGAAACAGTTCAGCACCTCAACCCCTTAAAAATACATGATTACACTTCTCTACACGTCAAAGTAACTTAGCCTTAAAGAGTTtcttcattgtgtttctgttgttttatgtctttgACAACTTGTGATACCTGTTTCAGACACTCACACAACATGTATGTTGTTGTTGGGGCCGGACGATAGTTTCAGATCAGCCGATACCGATAaatatcacgataaatgtcacattattatttcttttcacGTTTAAATACAGGTTTTTGCTctaacacttgataaacagcaaaatatTTTTACTAAATGAATGATGTGTCATACCTCCTCACTTCACAACAAGCAATATGtctatagataaatatatattgcgATGATTCCTGATACCGTTTTATTGCTCAGCTCTAGTCTTTATATACCAtagagccgttttcagacatgaccccCGGAGGAcgtctggagaattgggtcgGGACTTTTCTGCGAAGTTTACCTTTCAcgcatgcacaacacagcaggagattctccacagAAACCTTAtaagcgttcaggtgaggggtggagcagcagcgtATGAATTCCTCGGTGGAGGTCACGTGTTTTTGCTAACAGcttctgtcgcatgttagaaacctcatcaacacgcccactcactcgTGATGAATCCTGCTGCGTTCACACATCGGTTCCttcagactttctgctgacttttaACTAGGGGGCTGCCTGGAGAAGGCCTGGAGGCCCCTCAGTCGGACATCCACACAGAGGATCTCCTGAGatgctcctcatcctcccctggTTTGTGGAGGCGGTGTTGACCCTTTAAACCCCCGATCCACTCTGCATTGGCGTCAGTAGCCATGACCCCCTTCACTCCTCACCTCTCCGCTCTTACCTGAAGTGGCAGGTGCCCTTTTACGTGCCGCTGCTAACTTTTCCTCCTCAGGGTCTCTTCAGTGAGTGCAACACTCTCTCATCACGCTCTGCCTCAGTTAAGGTGACGCTCACCTTGAGATGTCGTTTTCCGCCGCATCCCACAGTCTTTAAGTGCGGGACGCGCTAATGGCTGCTAAATGGGAGCAACGCATCCGGGGCTTTTGTGCTTTTACTGCTGTAAAGTGGATCGTTTAAGGATGTGCTCGTGGTTGCGTACGAGGTGTGATGCTGCAGTGGGTGCACTATACAGCACGAGACACAGGGGAAGCTGAGCTCATCGCCATGGTGACAGGGTTTGAGTGACGGGAACACGTGAGCAAGGATGCGATAGGAAAATTGCCCGTTTGCTGCAAAGCCCGGGTGCATCTACGTTGCACTATTCTTTTCGTGTTAATGCGTATTTGTCTCCATCTATGCAGGGAGCTGCTGTGGCGCGATGTGAGATCACATGTAACATGCGTGTGCGCAGCAGAGTGAGAAGTGCTGATGCTGTGTGCGGGTGAAAGCTCAGGTCGTGCACAGGGTCGGTGTGTGGAAGGGCAGAACGGCAGCTTCAGCAGCAAACCACGCATTCTGAGTCAGCCCATCCGTTTTCTGCTGTTGTCCAGAGGCGAGTGTCAGTGGGGTCAAGTttcagtctcttctctctctccacctctgtgaTCGCACACACAAGCAATCCACCCGCTCGCACGACCTCAGAACCCACTtcaaagctctgctgctggacTTATTGTCCTGGCCTCCACCTCCCGGGGAAGATTTACTCCTCATATTAAATGTGGGGAATATAAATAACCAGATAGCAGCAGAATAGTGTAGCATCTTTCAGTTCATCTTTCATTATCAGCTGGCATTTAACGGAAGCATCTTTCTGTAAGATTTCTGTATTATTGG
This portion of the Hippoglossus stenolepis isolate QCI-W04-F060 chromosome 19, HSTE1.2, whole genome shotgun sequence genome encodes:
- the LOC118098880 gene encoding OTU domain-containing protein 1, with the translated sequence MQLYNSALTHYPRSSRKLTITLSAASERPNGAKDTEKPAVTEPDATSAANGDSERGSAPSANMPAFSCFEASSMRPIYFTSTAEILIRRPDGSERSVPVHVTRENKNKPPSSHRGGSILCRDSDVMVDLMDQLRNETEGMFPDMFTSSNTCGARMEQCSSEDGAVSVTDAPTRTNGWASTHEAEPVPSTAAQPGDRVEEDHHDVSVGKADPGSEDRRAFELSVLQESTPQRCQDGGEVNDKVTRYMAEVEKQNKYLQERNKYRYQIIPDGNCLYRAVCKATYGDQTRHKELREQTVHHIADHLDEFNPIIEGDVGEFLINAAQDGAWAGYPELLAMSQMLDVNVHLTTGGSLESPTVSTMVHYLGEEDTSKPAFWLSWLSNGHYDVLLDRHLPNPEYEDWCRHSQMQRKRDEELAKSMAASLSKMYIEQNGVA